One genomic window of Salvelinus alpinus chromosome 9, SLU_Salpinus.1, whole genome shotgun sequence includes the following:
- the exosc6 gene encoding exosome complex component MTR3 — protein sequence MPTDTKRVRGPEVSQSPSLFLCKTAVKKSNDARVDGRQRGQVDVRSVFVRCGLISQAKGSAYIEAGNTKLICCVYGPRETERKDETDMKSGRLITDMRFAPFSCRERGSWIQGSDEKDLSLMLLESLRPGVCLQKYPRSQIEVNVMVLENDGAVLAHAVTCASMALADAGIEMYDLVLGCSIRQEGATYLIDPTFLEENGWNLTSGSRENLGSLTVAFLPSLNQISGLQSDGEMGEDTLTGGVRTCIEGCFKLYPVIQQALSKAVRRKAPPSES from the coding sequence ATGCCGACTGATACAAAAAGGGTACGTGGCCCAGAAGTGTCTCAAagtccatctctctttctgtgtaAAACCGCGGTAAAGAAGTCCAACGACGCCAGGGTAGATGGCAGGCAGCGTGGTCAAGTGGATGTCCGTTCAGTTTTTGTCCGATGTGGGCTGATAAGTCAAGCCAAAGGTTCAGCTTACATTGAAGCTGGGAACACGAAGCTCATCTGCTGTGTGTATGGACCCAGAGAGACTGAGCGCAAGGATGAGACCGATATGAAATCCGGAAGACTGATTACTGACATGAGATTTGCCCCATTCTCTTGTCGAGAGAGAGGCTCGTGGATTCAAGGTAGTGATGAAAAGGATCTGTCACTGATGCTGTTGGAGAGCCTGAGGCCAGGAGTGTGCTTGCAGAAGTATCCTCGCTCTCAGATTGAAGTAAATGTGATGGTCCTTGAAAACGACGGCGCCGTCCTGGCACATGCAGTCACCTGTGCGTCCATGGCGCTGGCGGACGCAGGTATAGAGATGTACGATCTGGTTCTTGGATGCTCAATCCGTCAGGAAGGTGCCACATACCTTATCGACCCTACCTTTCTGGAGGAAAATGGATGGAACTTGACCTCAGGATCCAGGGAGAATTTGGGAAGCCTGACAGTTGCATTTCTCCCCAGTCTGAACCAGATTTCTGGACTACAATCGGATGGCGAGATGGGCGAGGACACCCTGACTGGGGGTGTGCGCACATGTATTGAGGGGTGTTTCAAACTCTACCCTGTCATTCAGCAAGCACTGTCCAAGGCAGTACGAAGAAAAGCACCACCATCAGAGagctga